The DNA window CGCCGATGGAACCACGACGCTCGATTGTGCGTCACCGTCCAAGGGAAGAAGATCGTCAAGGCGACAATGGCCGACGATTCGGCAGGGCTCTCGTACCATGCCCCTGATCCGAAGGGGCAGGCCCCCTGCGACCGATCCGTCGGAATCATCGACCAAGCGGTCGTGCTGCAGGACGGCGCGCATCGCGTCACGTTCCCTCTCGATCCGGCGTGGGGCAGTTTGACTGAAACCGGCATTCCGACCACTTCCGCGACACCAGCCTGGTCTTCCGTATTCGACCGGCCCCTCGTGGTCTCCCCGCAAGAAGCCTTCTCAGCCGTGCTCTTGTATCCGCAGGATGAGCAGGAGATCGGGGAATTGGAAACGCAGCCCTTCGTCGCGGACTACCTCCAAGATCTCTTGGAACAGAACCAGCGTTTGGGGGCGTTGGTCGCAAAGGCCGCGCACGTCGAGATCTGCCGCTTCGACGCCGCGATCACGACACTGATCGGTCAAGATCGTCGCCGTTCCTACCACATCCAATTCGAACAGGACGCCTTCGTGCAACGGCAAGCACAGGCGATCTGGAACCAGTGGGCTCGTGCGGGGCGCTTGGCCTGGCTTTCCGACCTTCGGATGCGTCACGCAACCCAAGAACCGAGCCAACCCGACGCCCCCTTCGACTTGCTCTACGACTGGGTGCCATACAGGATTCATCCGCAGCGGGACGCGATGTGGGCACACATCAAGGAACTGGCTCGCCGAATGACCCGCGGCGCCATCGGCTTCCTCGTGGGACCGCCTGCCATGCCTGAACTGTGCGGAGCGGCCGGACTGCAAGTGGAGGCAATGGTGGCCATCGAACAGTTGCCGACGTTTCGCATGCATCGCACGATCATCCCAAAGGCGATGCTTCGCCGCGGTGTCACCCTGTACCAAGTCATGCGCCGATGACAGTTGCGTGAGTAGGCCGTTTCAAGTATGGTCGCGGAGCACATAGGGAAGCACATGGGCGAGGAAACACAGGACGAGAAAATTGTCGTGTACTGGGAGCGGGAATATTCCACCGCGCTCCCGCCGGAACGGTTGAAGCTGGACTTCAACCCGCACCGCCCGCTGTTGGGGCAGATGTCGCTCGACGAACAGCGAGCCTTGGCCGCAGGCGGCTACAAGGTGATTCCCGACGACTGCGGGCCCGTTCGCACGATCGGGCAATATGGATGGCTGATCCGCTCGCCGGCCGACTGCCGTATCAGGCGGACGGCCGACGGAGTGAAGTGGCAGGCGCCGCCGATCTTGCCCGAGGAGAGGATTTTGGGCTACAAGTCCTTCTCCGGCACCTATGTCGACCTGATTCTGAACAGCGGCTATCCCAAACTGTGCTGCGGACTCCGGTTCTATTACCCCAAAGGCATTGGGTTGATGATGAAGGACATTCCGAATTGCTTCCATCATTTCCCGGATCGGACATTCCAAATATGGGAAGGGATCAAGACGCAGGAATACAAACGCACGCCCAATCTGTACGACTGGCTGCCGGACTACGACGCGTTCACGGCGAATTTTCTGTTACAACTGCACAAGCCGACGACGATCCGCCGCGGCGATCCCATCGGGTTGGTCTTGCCGGTGCTCTTACCGAAACAATTCACCCTTGAAGAATTGAAGCGTCCGAATTCATGAGCGCACTGTCGTCACACCGGACCAATTTGCTGAGGCCTGGACGACAGATCGGCCGGCGCAAGAACGAGTGCGGATTCTCCTTCATCGAGGTGATGATCGTCGTGGTCATCCTGGCCATTCTGGCCACCTTGCTGATTCCTCGAATCATGGGCCGGACGGAAGACGCCAAACGGGCCGCGGCCAAGGCGCAGATCAAGAACCTCGATAGTGCGCTGCAGCTCTACAAACTGGACAACGGCAACTTTCCGACCACGGATCAGGGGCTCAAGGCGCTGGTGGAACAGCCGACCTCCGGACCGCCGGCACCGAACTGGAAGAAGGGCGGATACATCGCCAAGGTTCCGGTTGATCCCTGGGGCGCTGCCTATACCTATGCGACCCCTTCCACCCATGGGGATTACGAGATCACCTCCCACGGCGC is part of the Nitrospiraceae bacterium genome and encodes:
- the gspG gene encoding type II secretion system major pseudopilin GspG; its protein translation is MGRRKNECGFSFIEVMIVVVILAILATLLIPRIMGRTEDAKRAAAKAQIKNLDSALQLYKLDNGNFPTTDQGLKALVEQPTSGPPAPNWKKGGYIAKVPVDPWGAAYTYATPSTHGDYEITSHGADGAPGGDGKNADIVSWDLDRP